Proteins encoded together in one Carya illinoinensis cultivar Pawnee chromosome 3, C.illinoinensisPawnee_v1, whole genome shotgun sequence window:
- the LOC122304644 gene encoding uncharacterized protein LOC122304644 — MAEEDLSKLWEGLKLTDNEEALVKLEEQDVLAAAQRGTNCLLAMVICKRNFNKEAFRSTMPQVWKTERGITFTEVGDHTFIIEFKQATDKTRVLQGRPWTFDRNLIAFQEVDNSLPPNAIRFSQEPFWVQLHNVPFAGMTVEYGNQIAASIGKVITVEVDKEGKRWGRCLRARVVVDITRPLVRGRWLQLAEKKIWIAFQYERLQNFCFRCGTIKHQGRSCQNMRFSNHQQAENAQYGPWLRATPLRLSNAFSKQYGGKLENEAPSSKQQPPTTVEEGSGVRGNSTVPMGSQTVQSKEDSMAPDRGDPKKQVPKQAVPATPQNCQESSPSRSMVVSHTTGELLNNVLIVNPHLMTKVPLHTSAHPFSQTPKIPPSENTAVADMDQDDFFAISATKVDQHTHPPKTTHCIKKEPTG, encoded by the coding sequence ATGGCAGAagaagatttatcaaaattatggGAAGGCCTAAAACTAACAGATAACGAGGAAGCTTTGGTGAAGCTAGAAGAACAAGATGTCCTGGCAGCGGCTCAAAGAGGTACCAACTGCTTGCTGGCTATGGTTATTTGCAAGAGAAATTTCAACAAGGAAGCATTTCGGTCAACAATGCCTCAAGTGTGGAAAACTGAGAGGGGTATAACGTTTACAGAAGTTGGTGACCACACCTTCATTATAGAATTTAAACAGGCCACTGATAAAACCAGAGTATTACAAGGCAGGCCATGGACCTTTGATAGAAATCTAATAGCCTTCCAGGAAGTAGACAACAGCCTCCCTCCAAATGCAATCAGGTTCTCCCAAGAACCCTTTTGGGTGCAACTACACAATGTTCCCTTTGCTGGTATGACAGTAGAATACGGCAACCAGATAGCAGCCTCTATTGGGAAGGTAATCACAGTCGAAGTagacaaagaaggaaaaaggtgGGGTCGATGCCTTAGAGCACGAGTGGTGGTAGACATAACAAGACCACTAGTAAGAGGAAGATGGCTACAACTGGCGGAGAAGAAGATCTGGATTGCTTTCCAATATGAGAGATTGCAAAATTTCTGCTTTAGATGTGGAACAATAAAACACCAAGGAAGGAGCTGCCAAAATATGAGATTCAGCAACCATCAAcaagctgaaaatgcacaatacGGACCCTGGCTAAGAGCAACTCCACTCAGACTATCCAACGCCTTCTCCAAGCAATACGGGGGGAAACTAGAAAATGAAGCACCGAGCTCAAAACAACAACCACCAACCACAGTGGAGGAAGGCAGTGGGGTGAGAGGAAACAGCACAGTACCCATGGGAAGTCAAACAGTACAAAGTAAGGAGGATAGTATGGCACCAGATCGAGGGGATCCCAAAAAGCAAGTCCCAAAGCAAGCTGTACCTGCAACCCCCCAGAACTGTCAGGAAAGCAGCCCAAGTAGAAGCATGGTAGTTAGCCACACGACAGGTGAGTTGTTAAATAATGTTCTTATTGTCAATCCCCACCTTATGACAAAAGTACCCCTGCATACCTCAGCTCATCCATTTAGTCAAACCCCAAAAATACCCCCAAGTGAAAACACGGCTGTAGCTGATATGGACCAGGATGATTTCTTTGCAATCTCTGCTACCAAAGTGGACCAACACACTCACCCACCAAAAACCACTCACTGCATTAAAAAAGAACCAACTGGATA